The following are encoded in a window of Trichocoleus desertorum ATA4-8-CV12 genomic DNA:
- a CDS encoding HAMP domain-containing protein, with amino-acid sequence MRWNSIYRKLFVTYLALTALGTSFLAAYILWSFHGYFMRSRQADINTWANALSESVADALGENDLPRAAVTVQRYGQAESVTLRIFDPQGRLLATSAPTQDRQVANWLEVPGIAEALKQRPTQGMAKGVLSNDDRLYSTVPIVRNGKFLGILRMSITLEQFQLQFRNVALTVLGTLALTVILCALISEWLARNMARPIQAMRNFAIQIGSGHLGEKLSIQQTDELGQLATELNRMSERLASLDKERRAFLASVSHELRTPVSNVLVTVEALKSGASEEPELRDRFIQTVEDETKRLSRLIHDLLDLGRLEAGVTPLEQQPTNLRDLLHRAGRAVESRMRSKGISIEIEVANLQLKGDPERLLQAFLNILDNAIKHSIPDTKVFVMGRLQNGEAVITIRNQGPGISEAALPHIFEQFYTADPSRQGSGTGLGLAIARRIVEAHSGSITAISPPGKGATFKIKLPCTNSAALAKAN; translated from the coding sequence ATGCGCTGGAATTCCATTTATCGCAAACTATTTGTTACCTATCTAGCGCTGACAGCTCTGGGCACCTCATTCTTAGCAGCCTACATTCTCTGGTCATTCCACGGCTACTTCATGCGGAGTCGTCAGGCAGACATCAATACTTGGGCAAATGCGCTGAGTGAGAGTGTCGCGGATGCTTTAGGCGAGAATGATTTGCCCCGAGCTGCCGTAACTGTGCAGAGATACGGCCAAGCTGAATCTGTCACCTTACGAATTTTTGATCCTCAAGGCCGCCTGCTAGCAACTTCAGCGCCTACCCAAGATCGACAAGTGGCAAACTGGCTAGAAGTTCCTGGAATTGCGGAAGCTTTAAAGCAGCGTCCGACTCAGGGCATGGCCAAGGGAGTCTTGTCGAATGACGATCGCTTATACTCCACGGTCCCAATCGTCCGCAATGGAAAATTCTTGGGTATTTTGCGAATGTCGATTACGCTGGAGCAGTTTCAGCTGCAGTTTCGTAATGTGGCTCTCACCGTCCTAGGGACGCTAGCCTTAACGGTGATCCTTTGTGCCTTGATCAGTGAATGGTTGGCCCGGAATATGGCTCGTCCAATTCAGGCCATGCGTAACTTTGCGATTCAAATTGGCAGTGGTCACTTAGGCGAGAAACTGAGCATTCAGCAAACAGACGAATTGGGTCAATTGGCCACAGAACTGAATCGGATGAGTGAGCGCTTGGCTTCTCTCGATAAAGAGCGACGGGCCTTTCTCGCCAGTGTCTCTCATGAGCTGCGAACCCCTGTAAGCAACGTTTTGGTGACGGTAGAAGCGCTCAAGAGTGGCGCTAGCGAAGAACCGGAGTTGCGCGATCGCTTTATTCAAACTGTGGAAGATGAAACCAAACGGCTCTCTCGTTTAATCCATGACTTGCTAGATTTGGGGCGACTGGAAGCGGGGGTCACTCCCCTAGAACAGCAGCCGACTAATCTGCGGGATTTGCTGCATAGAGCGGGGCGGGCGGTAGAATCTCGGATGCGTTCTAAAGGTATTTCCATCGAGATAGAGGTGGCAAACCTGCAACTCAAAGGAGATCCAGAACGTCTGTTACAAGCTTTTCTCAACATTCTAGACAATGCCATCAAGCACTCAATTCCTGATACTAAAGTGTTTGTCATGGGACGTTTGCAGAATGGCGAGGCCGTCATCACCATCCGTAACCAAGGCCCTGGAATTAGTGAAGCTGCATTACCTCATATCTTTGAGCAGTTTTATACCGCTGATCCATCTCGTCAAGGTAGTGGTACGGGCTTGGGGTTGGCGATCGCTCGTCGCATTGTCGAAGCTCATTCTGGCAGCATCACTGCAATTAGCCCCCCTGGTAAAGGTGCAACGTTTAAAATAAAACTGCCATGCACTAACTCAGCAGCACTGGCAAAAGCAAATTAG
- the pxcA gene encoding proton extrusion protein PcxA: MSMLAKLKGYVLTASSWLFNTPERSLDQAYDAALMIKAIEDEHFQGDRISARANGYSSNVSSYFQAELRKYLNTAKLRLTEFKASSLFIDISSQTTSGLKSVNNSPEQLVFEVRDKAAIILEKLRFIDEVLARYTPERQAPLQPVPPNNSLVPIPPTTPLKLDSSNSLAPNNTNDWVRSSTVPTPATKVDKASGGPNIVPRSILRTFVRLRRDLDPQSEVEVVENFRNTKARTIISIRFILLIILIPLLTQQVSKNFLIGPIVDRFRTDQPVEIFLNTDLEEEAFIELQRFEEKLKFKNLISSAPSLTAEAIELSVKEKAIELAEEYNYRSANAIKNVFADLLSLVAFACVIAASKREIAIVKAFMDEVVYGLSDSAKAFIIILFTDVFVGFHSPHGWEVILGGVSRHLGLPENHDFIFLFIATFPVILDTVFKYWIFRYLNRISPSAVATYRNMNE, encoded by the coding sequence ATGTCTATGTTGGCAAAATTGAAAGGCTATGTACTTACTGCCAGCAGTTGGCTGTTCAATACCCCTGAAAGATCGCTCGATCAAGCCTACGATGCGGCTTTGATGATCAAGGCAATTGAAGATGAGCATTTTCAAGGCGATCGGATTTCTGCGAGAGCCAATGGTTATAGTAGCAACGTTTCTTCCTACTTTCAGGCGGAACTCAGGAAATATCTCAACACTGCCAAACTGAGGTTGACTGAATTTAAGGCCAGTAGTTTGTTTATTGATATTTCTAGTCAAACTACGAGTGGGCTAAAATCAGTCAATAATTCTCCTGAACAGTTAGTTTTTGAGGTGAGAGATAAAGCAGCTATTATTCTAGAAAAGCTGAGATTTATTGATGAAGTTTTAGCGCGATATACCCCAGAACGGCAGGCTCCCCTTCAACCAGTACCGCCGAATAATTCATTGGTTCCCATTCCACCTACTACTCCATTAAAACTAGATAGCTCAAATAGTTTAGCCCCAAATAATACCAATGATTGGGTGCGTTCCTCTACCGTGCCGACGCCAGCAACAAAGGTAGATAAAGCCTCTGGGGGCCCCAATATTGTTCCTCGCTCCATTCTGAGAACTTTTGTCAGGCTGAGACGAGATCTAGACCCGCAATCGGAAGTAGAAGTGGTGGAGAATTTTCGCAATACCAAAGCGAGAACCATCATCTCAATTCGGTTTATTTTATTGATTATTTTAATTCCTTTACTCACGCAGCAAGTTTCTAAAAACTTCCTCATCGGTCCAATTGTGGATCGTTTTAGAACGGATCAGCCCGTTGAGATTTTCCTCAATACCGACTTAGAAGAAGAAGCTTTTATTGAGTTGCAGAGATTTGAGGAAAAATTGAAGTTTAAAAACTTAATTAGTAGCGCTCCCAGCTTAACGGCAGAGGCGATCGAACTAAGCGTTAAAGAGAAAGCGATCGAGCTAGCAGAAGAATATAACTATCGCAGCGCTAATGCGATTAAAAATGTCTTTGCAGATCTCCTATCTTTAGTGGCTTTTGCTTGTGTCATTGCAGCCAGTAAGCGAGAAATTGCGATCGTCAAGGCCTTTATGGACGAAGTGGTTTATGGCCTCAGTGACAGTGCCAAAGCCTTTATCATTATTCTGTTTACAGATGTTTTCGTGGGTTTCCACTCGCCCCACGGCTGGGAAGTTATTCTAGGTGGCGTTTCTCGACATTTGGGACTACCAGAAAATCACGATTTTATCTTTCTGTTTATTGCGACTTTCCCCGTGATTTTGGACACAGTTTTCAAGTACTGGATCTTCCGCTACCTCAACCGCATTTCTCCTTCAGCAGTTGCGACTTACCGCAACATGAACGAGTAA
- a CDS encoding EAL domain-containing protein, with protein sequence MWKAFKQTGISNGLKSSWRQQVGQTSTLIRSQLPSGLPAIAIAGFLVTGGLSGVKQLGWMQPAELLAFDQMVRLQPDRGPDPRLLVVAITEADIRDRRQWPISDQVIAQALANLQQHQPSAIGLDIFRDIPTVPGEQALATQFQEPNVFGITYLGNHPSERILPPATLPEDQIGFNDLVTDPDGVVRRSLMFASSEGMPFTSLSLQLAVAHLKHSLKQSCGLTQPPTQPPPSVASPTTTCADPVERLTEAGEYQLGKAVFSQLQSDSGAYQTIDDRGYQFLLRYRSFKHPARQVSLQQVLQQQLDPNWVKHKVVLIGTTANSIKDLVYTPYSQTAIGERQMPGVVVHAQVVSQILDAASGERSLFWFWPHWGETLWIGSWAIVGGILARRLRHPMTFGLVSAIAVGSGFGICTLIVAQAGWVPFMTPALALVITGGAIVAYQALYASRYDTLTGLPNRSLFLKQLQRDLQRSQTQHEMFGAKSGASLAVLFLDLDRFKVVNDSMGHHMGDRLLVNAVQRLKSCLRSRDLLARVGGDEFVVLLRSLRDVNEATAIADQIQQVMTPPFRLNGQPVFASISIGIALSQAEYNYQPEELLRDAHTALYRAKDLGKACYEVFSSEMHLQVVQRFQIESDLRRGLEQQEFQLHYQPIVSLSTGKIVGFEALVRWRHPQEGLVAPADFIPIAEETGLIVPLGQWILQEACQQLRRWQDQFPFDPPLMVSINLSGHQFAQPDLATRIEDILHINGLDGHSVKLEITETVAMKDVESTIRLLLQLRALNLRLSIDDFGTGYSSLSYLHRFPVDTLKVDRSFVSRMGDTSEDATIVQTITMLGHTLGMDVIAEGVETAAQHAKLQALNCEYAQGYLFSKPLDSEGATALLAVEWQRRGTRHLTH encoded by the coding sequence ATGTGGAAAGCTTTTAAGCAAACAGGGATCAGTAACGGGTTGAAATCAAGCTGGCGGCAACAGGTAGGCCAAACTAGCACCCTGATCCGATCGCAGCTACCTTCTGGATTGCCAGCGATCGCGATCGCTGGCTTCCTGGTAACGGGGGGCTTGTCTGGGGTGAAGCAGTTGGGTTGGATGCAGCCTGCGGAACTGCTTGCCTTTGATCAAATGGTGCGATTGCAGCCAGACCGAGGTCCTGATCCCCGACTGTTGGTGGTTGCGATCACTGAAGCCGACATTCGCGATCGCCGTCAGTGGCCTATTTCGGATCAAGTCATTGCTCAAGCTTTAGCCAATCTCCAACAACACCAACCCAGCGCCATCGGGTTAGATATTTTTCGTGATATTCCGACTGTGCCCGGTGAGCAAGCTCTGGCAACGCAGTTTCAAGAGCCGAACGTGTTTGGCATCACTTACTTGGGTAACCACCCTAGTGAGCGCATCTTACCGCCCGCTACCCTGCCAGAAGACCAAATTGGCTTTAATGATTTGGTCACCGATCCTGATGGTGTGGTGCGTCGTAGTTTGATGTTTGCCTCCAGTGAGGGTATGCCTTTTACCTCGCTGTCATTGCAACTTGCTGTTGCCCATCTTAAGCACAGTCTTAAGCAGAGTTGTGGGCTCACTCAACCCCCAACCCAGCCACCGCCATCGGTTGCGTCACCTACAACCACTTGCGCTGATCCGGTCGAACGTTTAACCGAGGCGGGAGAGTATCAGTTAGGGAAAGCAGTTTTTTCGCAATTACAATCTGACTCTGGGGCTTATCAAACGATTGATGATCGTGGCTATCAGTTTTTACTGCGCTATCGTTCGTTCAAGCATCCAGCTCGGCAAGTTAGCTTACAACAAGTTCTCCAGCAGCAACTAGACCCTAATTGGGTCAAGCACAAAGTTGTTCTAATCGGTACGACAGCCAACAGTATCAAAGATTTGGTTTATACCCCCTATAGCCAAACAGCGATCGGAGAACGCCAAATGCCAGGGGTAGTGGTTCATGCGCAGGTCGTGAGCCAAATTTTGGATGCGGCCTCAGGCGAGCGATCGCTGTTTTGGTTTTGGCCCCACTGGGGAGAAACTTTGTGGATCGGGAGCTGGGCCATTGTCGGCGGCATTTTAGCGAGGCGATTGCGGCACCCCATGACGTTTGGTTTGGTGAGTGCGATCGCAGTAGGAAGCGGCTTTGGGATTTGCACCTTGATTGTGGCCCAAGCAGGTTGGGTGCCTTTCATGACTCCAGCTCTGGCTTTGGTGATCACAGGTGGGGCAATCGTAGCTTATCAAGCTCTTTATGCTAGCCGTTACGATACTTTGACAGGCTTGCCTAACCGAAGCTTGTTCCTAAAGCAATTGCAACGAGACTTGCAACGCAGCCAAACCCAGCACGAAATGTTTGGTGCCAAATCCGGAGCCTCTTTAGCAGTTCTGTTTCTGGATTTAGATCGCTTTAAGGTCGTGAACGACAGCATGGGGCACCACATGGGCGATCGCCTGCTGGTTAATGCAGTTCAACGGCTCAAAAGTTGCCTGCGATCGCGCGATCTCTTGGCACGGGTGGGAGGGGATGAGTTTGTGGTCTTGCTGCGATCGCTGCGGGATGTCAACGAGGCAACCGCGATCGCTGATCAGATCCAGCAGGTAATGACCCCACCATTTCGGCTGAATGGGCAACCCGTCTTTGCTAGCATTAGCATTGGGATTGCCTTGAGCCAAGCCGAATACAACTATCAACCCGAAGAACTGCTACGCGATGCTCACACCGCTCTCTACCGCGCTAAGGATTTGGGCAAGGCTTGCTACGAAGTATTTTCTTCGGAGATGCACTTGCAAGTCGTGCAACGATTTCAGATTGAATCAGATCTACGGCGGGGTCTAGAGCAACAAGAATTTCAGCTGCACTATCAACCCATCGTGTCTTTATCTACGGGCAAAATTGTAGGCTTTGAGGCGTTAGTGCGTTGGCGACATCCACAAGAAGGCTTGGTTGCTCCTGCTGACTTTATCCCGATCGCCGAAGAAACTGGTTTGATCGTTCCCTTAGGCCAGTGGATTTTGCAAGAGGCTTGTCAGCAGTTACGCCGTTGGCAAGATCAGTTCCCCTTCGATCCCCCTCTGATGGTCAGCATCAACTTGTCAGGGCACCAGTTTGCTCAACCCGATTTAGCGACGCGGATCGAAGATATTTTGCACATCAACGGTCTGGATGGGCACAGCGTCAAATTAGAAATTACTGAAACCGTCGCGATGAAAGATGTGGAATCCACCATCAGACTTTTATTGCAACTTCGAGCTTTGAATTTGCGGCTGAGCATTGATGATTTTGGTACGGGCTACTCATCGCTGAGCTATTTACATCGGTTTCCCGTAGACACTTTAAAGGTAGACCGCTCTTTTGTGAGTCGAATGGGCGATACCAGTGAAGATGCCACTATCGTCCAAACTATTACCATGTTGGGACATACGTTAGGGATGGATGTAATTGCGGAAGGGGTAGAAACCGCAGCCCAACACGCTAAATTGCAAGCCTTGAACTGTGAGTATGCTCAGGGCTATCTGTTTTCCAAGCCGCTAGATAGTGAAGGCGCGACCGCTCTTTTGGCTGTAGAATGGCAACGCCGTGGCACCCGCCACCTCACCCACTAG
- a CDS encoding serine/threonine protein kinase, whose protein sequence is MQVGKVLQGRYQLQQPLGHNTSHQNAARQTWLALDHSPCQIAAQPTASATGTPQPVVIKLLAFSPQLQWDEWKLFEREAQILQQLDHPRVPRCHAQFSLEPVAGVAWCALVQDHIPGTSLQQLLDRGYRFSETEVRQIATEVLEILADLHRLCPPVLHRDLKPSNLILTPEQQIYVVDFGAGQNQAIATGGSFTVVGTYGYTPMEQFGGRTVPASDLYALGATLVHLLTGIDPADLPQRHLQLQWHAHAPSNLSPRLAGWIDTLIAPAVEQRFSSAEQALAAIAHPVAHPVTYPVAAVVGVESNSIDGRANGQANGQAIAPQPAHSQIQVHQSPDTLHIKIPAPQGAWSTSARLGGKLLLTTGMLSLPIWLAVLAIVPLTPLAVFPESMMPLVICTPFLLFLHAFFLAGLGVFSGWGQEMVQVLQLLQGQHSLSLNQHCVAIESRFGGVTYRGQHEFIRNIEQVRTASLGRIALQAIGKTHLFGWGLAAAEQEWLVQEMQAWLQAHGSATILSAESQER, encoded by the coding sequence ATGCAGGTTGGAAAAGTTCTCCAGGGGCGCTATCAACTCCAACAACCGCTGGGACACAACACCAGCCATCAAAATGCTGCTCGCCAAACTTGGTTAGCCCTAGATCACTCACCTTGCCAGATCGCCGCTCAGCCAACGGCTTCAGCAACTGGGACACCCCAACCAGTCGTCATTAAGCTGCTGGCCTTTAGTCCTCAACTCCAATGGGACGAGTGGAAGCTATTTGAGCGAGAAGCGCAGATTTTGCAGCAACTTGACCATCCACGGGTACCCCGGTGCCACGCTCAGTTTTCGCTGGAGCCCGTGGCAGGGGTGGCTTGGTGTGCTCTAGTCCAAGATCATATCCCTGGTACTTCTTTGCAGCAGTTGCTCGACCGGGGATACCGCTTTAGCGAAACTGAGGTACGGCAAATCGCGACGGAGGTGCTAGAAATCTTGGCAGATTTGCATCGGCTGTGCCCTCCAGTGCTACACCGCGATCTGAAGCCCAGTAATTTGATTTTGACGCCAGAGCAGCAAATTTATGTAGTGGATTTTGGGGCGGGGCAAAACCAAGCGATCGCGACGGGGGGTAGCTTTACGGTGGTAGGCACCTATGGCTATACGCCGATGGAGCAGTTTGGGGGCCGTACCGTGCCTGCTTCCGACTTATACGCCTTGGGCGCGACTTTGGTGCATCTACTGACGGGCATCGACCCTGCCGATTTACCTCAGCGACACCTGCAACTGCAATGGCACGCTCATGCCCCCAGCAATCTTAGCCCCCGCTTAGCTGGTTGGATTGATACCTTGATTGCTCCTGCGGTGGAGCAACGCTTTTCTAGTGCTGAGCAAGCCCTAGCGGCGATCGCCCATCCTGTGGCCCATCCTGTAACCTATCCTGTGGCTGCTGTCGTTGGAGTAGAGTCTAACTCCATAGATGGTCGAGCCAATGGTCAAGCCAATGGTCAAGCGATCGCGCCTCAGCCAGCCCATAGCCAGATCCAAGTCCATCAGTCTCCAGACACGCTTCATATCAAAATTCCTGCACCTCAGGGAGCTTGGTCAACTTCAGCCCGCTTGGGTGGCAAACTTCTACTCACTACGGGGATGCTGTCTTTGCCTATATGGCTGGCTGTCTTGGCGATCGTCCCCCTCACTCCTCTGGCTGTTTTCCCAGAATCCATGATGCCCTTGGTCATCTGCACCCCATTTTTATTGTTCTTACACGCATTTTTTCTGGCAGGTCTGGGAGTTTTTTCTGGCTGGGGTCAGGAAATGGTTCAGGTATTGCAACTACTACAAGGTCAGCATTCTCTGTCCCTAAATCAGCATTGCGTGGCGATTGAGTCTCGTTTTGGAGGAGTGACTTATCGAGGACAACATGAATTTATCCGCAACATTGAACAAGTGCGGACAGCTTCCTTGGGTAGAATTGCGCTGCAAGCGATCGGCAAAACTCACCTCTTTGGTTGGGGTCTAGCTGCCGCAGAACAAGAATGGCTGGTTCAAGAGATGCAAGCTTGGCTGCAAGCTCATGGCTCAGCGACGATACTGTCTGCGGAGTCACAGGAGCGATAA
- a CDS encoding DevA family ABC transporter ATP-binding protein — protein sequence MSQSAVISIQHLNHYFGEGSLRKQVLFDINLEIQPGEIVLMTGPSGSGKTSLLTLIGGLRSPQQGSLQVLGQELSGASNHQAVQVRRSIGYIFQAHNLLKSLTAQQNVQMALQLQPGLSEADMQSKAEYMLTAVGLGKHLNYYPAQLSGGQKQRVAIARALAHHPKLVLADEPTTALDSKSGRDVVNLMQRLAKEQGCTILMVTHDNRILDIADRVVHMEDGYLVQESNAQPIPISA from the coding sequence ATGAGTCAGTCAGCGGTTATTTCGATTCAGCATCTCAATCATTACTTTGGTGAAGGCTCTCTCCGAAAACAGGTTTTATTTGACATCAATTTAGAAATTCAGCCTGGAGAGATTGTGTTGATGACGGGACCTTCTGGTTCTGGAAAAACCAGCTTGCTCACTTTGATTGGCGGATTGCGATCGCCTCAACAAGGTAGCTTGCAAGTGCTAGGGCAAGAACTCTCTGGAGCCAGCAACCATCAAGCGGTGCAGGTGCGCCGGAGCATTGGCTATATTTTTCAAGCGCACAATTTACTAAAGTCCCTCACCGCCCAACAAAACGTGCAGATGGCGCTACAGTTGCAGCCAGGACTTTCTGAAGCCGATATGCAATCTAAAGCAGAATACATGTTGACTGCGGTGGGCTTGGGAAAGCATCTCAACTACTATCCAGCTCAACTTTCTGGAGGTCAAAAACAACGGGTCGCGATCGCCCGCGCTTTAGCCCACCATCCCAAATTGGTGCTCGCCGATGAACCCACTACTGCCCTCGACAGCAAATCGGGTCGGGATGTCGTAAATTTAATGCAGCGACTGGCCAAAGAACAGGGATGCACGATTTTGATGGTCACACACGACAACCGAATTCTAGATATTGCCGATCGCGTGGTTCATATGGAAGATGGTTACTTGGTTCAAGAGAGCAACGCTCAGCCTATCCCCATATCTGCATAA
- the hpsU gene encoding hormogonium polysaccharide biosynthesis acetyltransferase HpsU translates to MTSPNPGLEPQLNDAIAKPLAFTPPTPLEAEPWMDLRHYDQSGFDRGRPGWYVLLWWLVQAIAFPLTPHPANGLRRTLLKLFGAEIGSGVVIRPTARFTYPWKVAIGDSSWIGDDVVFYSLERIQVGRHCVISQKSYLCTGSHNFQDPAFSLVTAPITIGNGAWVATDCFIAPGVQVGANAVVGARSSVFGSLPEGQVCWGTPCRPHYPRQMTC, encoded by the coding sequence ATGACTTCTCCCAATCCTGGCCTAGAACCTCAGCTCAATGACGCGATCGCCAAGCCTCTGGCTTTTACTCCGCCTACACCCCTAGAAGCCGAACCATGGATGGATCTGCGACACTACGATCAATCTGGATTCGATCGCGGTCGCCCAGGCTGGTATGTGTTGCTTTGGTGGTTGGTGCAGGCGATCGCCTTTCCCCTTACGCCTCATCCAGCCAATGGGTTACGCCGAACTTTGCTCAAGCTATTTGGGGCAGAGATTGGGTCAGGAGTGGTGATTCGGCCTACTGCTCGGTTTACCTACCCCTGGAAGGTCGCGATCGGAGACTCTAGCTGGATTGGGGATGATGTCGTCTTTTACAGCCTCGAACGGATTCAAGTCGGTCGTCACTGCGTTATTTCTCAAAAAAGCTACCTCTGCACTGGCAGCCACAACTTCCAAGACCCCGCATTCAGCTTAGTCACTGCCCCCATTACAATTGGCAACGGTGCCTGGGTAGCGACCGATTGCTTCATTGCTCCTGGCGTGCAAGTGGGAGCTAATGCGGTGGTAGGTGCTCGGAGCAGTGTCTTTGGCAGCTTACCGGAGGGGCAAGTTTGCTGGGGTACCCCTTGTCGGCCTCATTATCCCAGACAAATGACCTGTTGA
- a CDS encoding response regulator: MAHVLLVDDEEALRASLSYALVREGYQVTTAGDGQTALKLFHKQVPDVIILDLMLPGISGMELCWRIRAFSNVPIVMLTAKDQDIDKVWGLEAGADDYVTKPFNTRELLARIKAVIRGRSVGQAAQS, translated from the coding sequence ATGGCGCATGTTCTATTAGTAGATGATGAAGAAGCTCTACGAGCTAGTCTCTCCTATGCCTTAGTCCGTGAAGGCTATCAGGTTACCACCGCAGGCGATGGACAGACCGCTTTGAAGTTGTTTCACAAGCAAGTTCCAGACGTGATCATCCTAGATCTGATGCTGCCTGGAATTAGTGGCATGGAACTCTGTTGGCGGATTCGAGCTTTTTCCAACGTCCCCATTGTGATGTTGACAGCCAAAGACCAAGACATTGATAAAGTCTGGGGCTTGGAAGCGGGGGCTGATGACTATGTGACGAAACCGTTTAATACGCGCGAACTTTTAGCCCGGATTAAAGCTGTGATTCGAGGTCGTTCTGTCGGCCAAGCTGCGCAATCGTGA
- a CDS encoding trypsin-like peptidase domain-containing protein: protein MNKKPLLNVLSNLNLANSKNKLSRCLPLLGVSVVLLGSCTPASRFLSSPQRSEPRSEQGLGSASNVTSSRPLTPTAEDTNFVVEVVERVEPAVVQIDTAQRVRSQVPNALNDPFLQEFFGGQPAVPRERVIRGSGSGFVISADGQILTNAHVVNKADVVTVSFPGGESFEGKVLGADPVTDIAVVKIPATNLPTVELGSSKNVRPGQWAIAIGNPLGLQETVTLGVVSATDRSASDIGVSDKRIGFIQTDAAINPGNSGGPLLNARGQVIGINTAIIGGAQGIGFAIPIDTAQQIAQTLITQGRVLHPYLGVQLAALTPEVREKLESRNIQIPAQQGILILQVVPNSPADKAGIQPGDVLQQINNQPITKPEEVQSLVEQSGVGQPLPIQLQRGDRSLQVSVVPEPLPAPTE, encoded by the coding sequence ATGAACAAGAAACCACTGCTAAATGTTTTGAGCAACCTCAACCTAGCCAATTCCAAAAACAAGCTTTCCCGCTGCCTGCCGCTGCTAGGGGTGAGCGTGGTACTCCTGGGTAGTTGCACACCAGCAAGTAGGTTTTTATCATCCCCACAACGCTCAGAACCACGCTCAGAACAAGGATTAGGGAGTGCTAGCAATGTAACTTCTAGCCGTCCGCTCACGCCTACTGCCGAAGATACCAACTTTGTGGTGGAGGTGGTGGAGCGGGTAGAACCTGCGGTCGTACAAATCGACACTGCCCAACGAGTCAGAAGCCAAGTCCCAAATGCACTCAACGATCCGTTTCTGCAAGAGTTTTTCGGTGGACAGCCAGCGGTACCCAGAGAACGGGTGATTCGCGGATCGGGTTCTGGTTTTGTCATCAGCGCCGACGGCCAAATCCTGACTAACGCCCATGTGGTCAACAAAGCCGATGTTGTGACCGTCTCTTTTCCGGGCGGCGAGAGTTTTGAAGGTAAGGTGTTAGGCGCTGACCCAGTCACAGATATTGCAGTGGTAAAAATCCCTGCAACCAATCTCCCGACCGTTGAGTTAGGCAGTTCTAAAAATGTGCGACCTGGACAGTGGGCGATCGCGATCGGCAATCCTTTAGGCTTACAAGAAACTGTGACCTTAGGAGTGGTTAGCGCCACCGATCGCTCTGCGAGTGATATTGGTGTCTCAGACAAGCGCATTGGCTTCATCCAAACTGATGCTGCGATTAATCCGGGCAATTCGGGCGGGCCATTACTCAATGCTCGCGGGCAAGTCATTGGCATCAACACCGCGATTATTGGGGGTGCTCAAGGCATTGGCTTTGCCATTCCCATTGATACGGCTCAACAGATCGCGCAAACTCTAATTACTCAAGGCAGAGTTTTGCATCCTTACCTCGGTGTGCAATTGGCAGCATTGACTCCAGAAGTGCGAGAAAAACTTGAGAGCCGCAACATCCAAATTCCGGCGCAGCAGGGAATCTTAATTTTGCAAGTAGTGCCAAATTCCCCAGCCGATAAAGCAGGGATTCAGCCAGGAGATGTGCTCCAGCAAATCAACAACCAGCCCATCACCAAACCGGAGGAAGTCCAAAGCTTAGTAGAGCAAAGCGGCGTCGGTCAGCCCTTACCCATCCAACTCCAAAGGGGCGATCGCTCTTTACAAGTCTCTGTGGTGCCAGAACCCTTACCTGCACCCACCGAGTAA